A genomic segment from Paenibacillus sp. FSL K6-1096 encodes:
- a CDS encoding ABC transporter substrate-binding protein produces the protein MRKGISGVVILIVLTLMISACGNGNNAASPSATATTSAEGTQQPAAGEPKDGGSLIIGVASDPVVLNPNYAGDRVSLTIDQALYAPLFQVNNGKKTFYLADSLTPSSDNLTYTLKLKDGLTWHDGEKLTADDVVFTIDSILDEKQNSFLRANFLIGDKAIKAVKVDDLTVEFKLPQVSPAFEATLVQVFPIPKHIYENETNIEKSTKNASPVGSGPFKFKEYKAGEYLTLERFDNYFGGKPHLDSVTYRIAKDTNAANLALQNGEINVQYLDPKDVPTIQATNNFEILPYSEGRLAYLMFNANSDTGALAKKEVRQALSLALSRDELIQTAYTSNEYADPAKSFLTPDALYFTNDVPSFDNDAAKAKELLASAGESNLKLRYIVQSGNKAQEAISLYVQQKLKAIGVEVELQNMDSSAWVQKFIDLKATDYELALTGYIMGYDPDAYRILFTTGSSSNYSHYSNSEVDKLMNDGAGEADPAKRAEIYKKAQELVAEDAPIYPIAYTKTVVAVSKNYGGIDEAVLKPVVIFEDLSKIYQK, from the coding sequence GCGGAGGGAACGCAGCAGCCTGCTGCCGGCGAGCCGAAGGATGGCGGAAGTCTGATCATAGGAGTTGCCTCCGATCCTGTAGTACTGAATCCGAACTATGCGGGTGACCGTGTCAGTCTGACGATTGACCAGGCGCTGTATGCACCGCTGTTCCAGGTGAACAACGGCAAGAAGACCTTCTACCTGGCAGACAGTCTGACACCGTCAAGCGATAATCTGACCTATACATTGAAGCTTAAGGATGGACTGACCTGGCATGATGGTGAGAAGCTGACGGCGGATGATGTTGTATTCACCATCGACAGCATTCTTGACGAGAAGCAGAACAGCTTCCTGCGGGCCAACTTCCTGATCGGCGACAAGGCGATTAAGGCTGTCAAGGTCGATGACCTGACTGTGGAGTTCAAGCTGCCACAGGTCAGCCCGGCTTTTGAAGCTACGCTGGTCCAGGTATTCCCGATTCCGAAGCACATTTACGAGAATGAGACCAATATTGAGAAGAGCACGAAGAACGCTTCTCCTGTCGGCTCCGGTCCCTTCAAGTTCAAGGAATACAAGGCGGGCGAATATCTGACGCTGGAACGCTTCGACAATTACTTCGGCGGCAAGCCGCATCTGGATTCGGTGACCTACCGGATTGCCAAGGATACCAATGCGGCGAATCTGGCTCTGCAGAACGGCGAGATTAATGTGCAGTATCTGGATCCTAAGGATGTTCCTACGATTCAAGCGACGAATAATTTCGAGATTCTGCCATACAGCGAAGGCCGCCTCGCCTATCTGATGTTCAATGCGAACAGCGACACCGGCGCCCTTGCCAAAAAAGAAGTCCGTCAAGCCCTATCCCTGGCGCTCAGCCGCGATGAGCTGATTCAGACGGCCTACACCTCTAATGAATATGCCGATCCGGCCAAGTCTTTCCTGACCCCGGATGCGCTGTATTTCACGAATGATGTCCCTAGCTTTGACAATGATGCCGCTAAGGCAAAAGAACTGCTGGCATCTGCCGGCGAGAGCAATCTCAAGCTCCGGTACATCGTACAGAGCGGTAACAAGGCGCAGGAAGCCATCTCGCTGTATGTACAGCAGAAGCTGAAGGCGATCGGCGTGGAGGTTGAACTGCAGAACATGGATTCCTCGGCGTGGGTGCAGAAGTTCATTGATCTGAAGGCCACCGACTACGAGCTGGCACTGACCGGCTATATCATGGGCTATGACCCGGATGCCTACCGTATCCTGTTTACTACGGGCAGCTCGTCTAACTACTCGCATTATTCCAACAGCGAGGTTGATAAGCTGATGAACGACGGTGCGGGCGAAGCCGACCCGGCCAAGCGTGCAGAGATCTACAAGAAAGCGCAGGAGCTGGTGGCTGAGGATGCACCGATCTATCCTATCGCTTATACTAAGACCGTGGTAGCCGTATCGAAGAACTACGGCGGTATTGATGAAGCGGTGCTGAAGCCGGTCGTCATCTTCGAAGACCTATCCAAGATTTACCAGAAATAA
- a CDS encoding ABC transporter permease, which yields MRQLIVRRLLQTLPMLFFVSVVCFTMIKLAPGDPVLSFVTPNMHADDIERIRHNLGLDKPAYIQYFIWVKEMVQGNFGYSLVNHQPVLDQILDRLPATAGLMGSAIALAVLLAIPLGLVAGANRNRWVDKLINFIAYIGISIPLFWLAILLMYLFAIKLHLLPSMGMRTIGVESPLDVLKHGILPCTVLAFSFLAGYVRYIRSSTIGQLKEEYVQIQYAFGSKKSTILFRHVLKHVLLPVITLIGMSMGDLVAGAIVTETVFSWPGIGSLGMTAVKGMDYPVIMGITLFSSLMLIFGNLVADILYSVVDPRIKLKG from the coding sequence ATGAGACAACTCATCGTCCGAAGGTTGCTGCAAACATTGCCGATGCTGTTTTTTGTATCGGTGGTCTGTTTTACTATGATTAAGCTGGCTCCGGGAGATCCGGTGCTGTCATTCGTGACGCCCAATATGCATGCCGATGACATTGAGCGCATCCGCCATAATCTGGGGCTGGATAAGCCGGCTTATATTCAATATTTCATCTGGGTCAAGGAGATGGTCCAGGGTAATTTCGGGTACTCGCTGGTCAATCACCAGCCTGTGCTGGATCAGATTCTGGACCGCCTGCCCGCAACTGCGGGTCTGATGGGCAGCGCCATTGCCCTGGCCGTCCTGCTGGCCATTCCGCTGGGCCTCGTGGCCGGTGCGAACCGCAACCGCTGGGTAGACAAGCTGATCAATTTTATCGCTTATATCGGCATCTCCATCCCTTTGTTCTGGCTGGCGATCCTGCTGATGTATCTGTTCGCGATCAAGCTGCATCTGCTTCCAAGCATGGGGATGCGCACCATTGGTGTGGAATCGCCGCTGGATGTGCTGAAGCACGGGATCTTGCCGTGTACGGTGCTGGCCTTCAGTTTCCTGGCCGGGTATGTGCGCTATATCCGCTCCAGCACGATCGGACAGCTCAAGGAGGAGTATGTGCAGATCCAGTACGCTTTTGGCTCGAAGAAATCCACCATTCTGTTCCGGCATGTGCTGAAGCATGTACTGCTGCCGGTGATCACTCTGATCGGTATGTCGATGGGAGATCTGGTGGCCGGGGCGATTGTTACGGAGACGGTATTCTCCTGGCCGGGGATCGGGTCCCTGGGGATGACGGCGGTGAAGGGGATGGACTATCCTGTTATTATGGGGATTACCCTGTTCTCTTCCTTAATGCTGATCTTCGGTAATCTGGTGGCCGATATTCTCTACAGCGTTGTCGATCCAAGAATTAAACTGAAGGGGTGA
- a CDS encoding ABC transporter permease yields the protein MNRSKWKNLQSELFTNGLGVAALVILTVFTLGAVFAFLSGHDPNAMDAMARLTKPGAAHLFGTDDYGRDYLSRALYGGRVSLLVGFASMVVATFVGVLVGVISGYFGGWLDNLLMRMLDIIMSIPSFLILLLLSVYLKPSIGNLIIIIALLMWMNVARVVRAETLTIKEREYVLYARASGQSAFGMIWRHILPGLVPVIIVGATNNIASAIMMESSLSFLGFGVQPPNATWGSMLNSAQGYIAQAPYLALFPGLMILLTVLSFNVLGDIVRVGFEPKLIRR from the coding sequence ATGAATCGCAGTAAATGGAAAAACTTGCAGTCCGAGCTGTTTACGAACGGTCTGGGTGTCGCTGCTCTTGTCATATTGACGGTATTTACACTGGGGGCGGTCTTTGCCTTCCTGTCCGGTCATGATCCGAATGCCATGGATGCCATGGCCCGCCTGACGAAGCCCGGCGCTGCGCATCTGTTCGGGACTGACGATTACGGCCGTGATTATCTGTCCAGAGCCTTATACGGAGGCCGGGTCTCGCTGCTGGTCGGATTTGCCTCCATGGTCGTAGCGACCTTTGTGGGCGTGCTGGTTGGGGTGATCAGCGGATATTTCGGCGGCTGGCTCGATAATCTGCTGATGCGGATGCTGGATATTATTATGTCGATCCCGTCCTTCCTGATCCTGCTGCTGCTCAGTGTCTATCTGAAGCCGAGCATCGGCAACCTGATTATTATCATCGCCCTGCTGATGTGGATGAATGTGGCCCGTGTCGTCCGTGCGGAGACCCTGACGATTAAGGAGCGGGAATACGTGCTGTACGCCAGAGCCTCCGGGCAAAGTGCCTTCGGCATGATCTGGCGGCATATCCTCCCGGGACTGGTCCCGGTCATTATCGTAGGGGCAACGAATAATATTGCATCAGCCATTATGATGGAATCATCGCTCAGCTTCCTCGGCTTCGGGGTGCAGCCGCCGAATGCCACGTGGGGCAGCATGCTGAACAGTGCGCAGGGGTATATTGCCCAGGCCCCTTATCTGGCGCTGTTCCCCGGGCTGATGATCCTGTTGACCGTTCTGAGCTTCAATGTGCTGGGAGATATTGTGCGGGTCGGCTTTGAACCAAAGCTGATCCGGAGATAG
- a CDS encoding ABC transporter ATP-binding protein, giving the protein MTERLLTVEDLQVSFATRDGENQAVRGVSFHIDAGETVGIVGESGSGKSVTAKSIMSLIAPPGRMTAGKLEFRGTSLKGLTEKQWRSLRGNRIAMVFQDPMTSLNPVKRIGQQLTEVIRRHRGLDKAKAYTKAAELLRQVGIRDPEQRLKQYPHEFSGGMRQRVMIAMALSCQPELLIADEPTTALDATIQAQILDLFKELKQREDTAVALITHDLGVVAQVCTRVIVMYGGLVMEEGTVEDIFYRPRHPYTQGLLRSIPKRGGGARERLIPIEGSPPDLLDPPLGCPFIDRCPHAFARCSERPPVTELAPGHRSMCWLNEGAEEKTAVTAGRDFT; this is encoded by the coding sequence ATGACAGAACGGCTGCTGACTGTTGAAGATCTGCAGGTATCCTTCGCTACCCGGGACGGGGAGAATCAGGCCGTCCGCGGGGTTAGCTTCCATATTGATGCCGGTGAGACGGTAGGCATTGTCGGAGAATCCGGCAGCGGCAAAAGCGTTACCGCTAAGTCTATCATGTCCCTGATTGCGCCGCCGGGCCGGATGACTGCCGGGAAGCTGGAGTTTCGCGGCACAAGCCTGAAGGGGCTGACGGAGAAGCAGTGGCGCTCTTTACGCGGCAACCGGATCGCGATGGTCTTTCAGGACCCGATGACCTCGCTGAATCCGGTCAAGCGCATCGGCCAGCAATTAACGGAGGTTATCCGCAGACACCGCGGACTGGATAAGGCGAAGGCATACACCAAAGCGGCGGAGCTGCTCCGCCAGGTCGGCATCCGCGACCCGGAGCAGCGCCTGAAGCAATATCCGCATGAATTCAGCGGAGGGATGCGCCAGCGGGTGATGATTGCGATGGCGCTCTCCTGCCAGCCGGAGCTGCTGATTGCCGATGAACCGACCACGGCGCTGGATGCGACCATCCAGGCACAGATTCTGGATCTGTTCAAGGAGCTGAAGCAGCGGGAGGATACAGCGGTCGCGCTGATCACTCACGACCTCGGCGTCGTAGCCCAGGTCTGCACACGGGTCATCGTGATGTACGGCGGACTGGTGATGGAGGAGGGGACGGTGGAGGACATCTTCTACCGGCCCCGGCATCCGTATACCCAAGGTCTGCTTCGTTCGATTCCGAAGCGCGGCGGCGGCGCGCGGGAGCGGCTGATACCGATTGAAGGCTCGCCGCCGGATCTGCTTGATCCGCCGCTAGGCTGTCCGTTCATCGACCGCTGTCCGCACGCCTTCGCCCGCTGCAGTGAACGTCCGCCGGTGACCGAGCTTGCCCCGGGCCACCGCTCGATGTGCTGGCTGAATGAAGGTGCAGAAGAGAAGACAGCAGTTACAGCGGGGAGGGATTTCACTTGA
- a CDS encoding ATP-binding cassette domain-containing protein, which translates to MSERKVLVEVNNLKKHFSKGKDLRGRDTSVLKAVDGVSFQIRQGETFGLVGESGSGKSTVGRCLLRLYDYTDGEVFYDGKPLGRLGEKGLKPFRRRIQSIFQDPYSSLNPSLNVLELISEPMRIHGLYRGSEERKEAVAELLEKVGLKREHLYRFPHEFSGGQRQRISIARALSVRPEFVVCDEPISALDVSVQAQVVNMLEDLQAEFGLTYLFIAHDLSMVRHISDRIGVMYGGRLVEVAESDELYDNPLHPYTKALLSSILETDPQKASQRIQLETYPAGRGSGEAAVLREVSPGHYVAGDYGN; encoded by the coding sequence TTGAGCGAGCGCAAGGTGCTGGTAGAGGTTAACAACTTGAAGAAGCATTTCTCCAAAGGCAAGGATTTGCGCGGCCGGGATACCTCTGTGCTGAAGGCGGTGGACGGGGTCAGCTTCCAGATCCGCCAGGGCGAGACCTTCGGTCTGGTCGGCGAATCCGGGAGCGGCAAGTCCACGGTCGGCCGCTGTCTGCTCCGGCTGTATGATTATACGGACGGTGAGGTGTTCTATGACGGGAAGCCGCTTGGCAGGCTGGGCGAGAAGGGGCTGAAGCCCTTCCGCCGGCGGATTCAGTCGATCTTTCAGGACCCGTACTCCTCGCTTAATCCCAGTCTGAATGTGCTGGAGCTGATCAGCGAGCCGATGAGAATCCACGGTCTCTACCGGGGGAGCGAAGAGCGCAAGGAGGCGGTGGCGGAGCTGCTGGAGAAGGTGGGCTTGAAGCGGGAGCATCTCTACCGCTTCCCCCACGAGTTCAGCGGCGGCCAGCGCCAGCGGATCTCCATCGCCAGAGCCTTGTCGGTACGGCCTGAATTCGTGGTCTGCGACGAGCCGATCTCGGCGCTGGATGTCTCTGTGCAGGCTCAGGTTGTCAATATGCTGGAGGATCTGCAGGCCGAATTCGGGCTGACCTACCTGTTCATCGCCCATGATCTGTCGATGGTCCGGCATATTTCGGACCGGATCGGCGTGATGTACGGCGGCCGGCTGGTGGAGGTGGCAGAGAGTGACGAGCTGTATGACAATCCGCTGCATCCGTATACGAAGGCGCTGCTGTCATCCATTCTGGAGACGGACCCGCAGAAGGCCAGCCAGAGGATACAATTGGAGACTTACCCGGCAGGGCGCGGGAGCGGGGAAGCCGCAGTGCTGCGGGAAGTGAGCCCTGGACATTATGTGGCCGGGGACTATGGCAATTGA
- a CDS encoding SDR family oxidoreductase, giving the protein MSKVICITGASSGIGLATALKFAHEGWTVYAGTRHLKRDQELYRGVENLQFAELEVTEPESIQQVIGRIEQEQGRLDILFCNAGFGYLRALGQAPFPDIQKVFDTNVYGVMHTIRAALPLLRKTGYGHIVATSSVGGLVGQPMNEIYCASKFAVEGLLESLATYYKPQFNIDITLLEPGAISTEFNSTVMGHVASTGGVLEDEYKPVLDAYRAAFLERNVEPQTAESVADVMWELAGQETKPLRLRTSERAEAFVARKVSTDPTGLEGVLSTRKIQLNM; this is encoded by the coding sequence ATGTCAAAAGTCATCTGCATCACCGGAGCATCCTCGGGCATCGGCCTCGCCACCGCACTGAAGTTCGCGCACGAGGGGTGGACCGTCTACGCCGGAACCCGTCATCTGAAGCGTGACCAGGAATTATACCGCGGGGTGGAGAATCTGCAGTTCGCTGAATTGGAGGTTACCGAGCCGGAGAGCATTCAGCAGGTCATCGGCCGGATTGAACAGGAGCAGGGCAGGCTGGATATCTTATTCTGCAATGCCGGATTCGGTTATCTCAGAGCACTTGGGCAAGCGCCGTTCCCTGACATTCAGAAGGTGTTCGACACCAATGTGTACGGGGTGATGCATACAATCAGAGCCGCCCTGCCGCTGCTGCGGAAGACCGGCTATGGCCATATTGTCGCTACCTCCAGTGTCGGCGGGCTGGTCGGACAGCCGATGAATGAGATCTACTGTGCCAGCAAATTCGCGGTGGAGGGGCTGCTGGAGAGCCTGGCCACCTATTACAAGCCGCAGTTCAATATCGACATCACCCTGCTGGAGCCGGGGGCGATTTCCACCGAATTCAATTCAACCGTAATGGGACATGTCGCCAGCACAGGCGGTGTACTTGAAGATGAGTACAAGCCGGTTCTGGATGCTTACCGTGCAGCCTTCCTGGAGCGCAATGTGGAGCCGCAGACGGCAGAATCTGTTGCAGACGTCATGTGGGAGCTGGCCGGTCAGGAGACCAAGCCGCTGCGCCTGCGCACCTCCGAGCGGGCCGAAGCCTTCGTGGCCCGCAAGGTCAGCACCGACCCTACCGGCCTGGAAGGTGTGCTCAGCACCCGCAAAATTCAATTGAATATGTAA